From one Candidatus Dormiibacterota bacterium genomic stretch:
- the rdgB gene encoding RdgB/HAM1 family non-canonical purine NTP pyrophosphatase, with the protein MTALTYVATKNRGKLGELQAIFAGTPLELRAYEAYADVAEGEASFHDNAVLKVRALHAQLRHAGIDAAVLADDSGLEVDALGGRPGVLSARYAGADAPWEERRRRLLEEMRGVPDSARSARFVCVVAFMVPDGAMWIGRGVIEGRIPSEERGTGGFGYDPIFIPSGESLTLAELGETRKNAISHRRRAADALLATLLV; encoded by the coding sequence TTGACCGCGCTCACATACGTGGCGACGAAGAACCGCGGAAAGCTCGGCGAGCTGCAAGCGATCTTTGCGGGCACTCCGCTCGAGTTGCGCGCGTATGAGGCGTATGCCGACGTCGCCGAGGGAGAGGCGTCGTTTCATGACAACGCCGTGCTCAAGGTACGAGCGTTGCACGCGCAGCTGAGGCATGCCGGGATCGATGCCGCGGTGCTCGCAGACGACAGCGGGCTGGAGGTCGATGCGCTCGGCGGCAGGCCTGGCGTGCTTTCCGCGCGCTATGCCGGCGCAGACGCACCGTGGGAAGAGCGGCGCAGGAGGCTGCTCGAGGAGATGCGCGGCGTTCCCGACAGCGCGCGCAGTGCACGATTCGTCTGCGTCGTCGCATTCATGGTCCCCGACGGCGCGATGTGGATCGGGCGCGGCGTTATCGAAGGCCGCATCCCGAGCGAAGAGCGCGGTACCGGCGGCTTCGGATACGACCCGATTTTCATCCCTAGCGGCGAATCGCTGACCCTCGCCGAGTTGGGTGAGACGCGAAAGAACGCGATCAGCCACCGGCGCCGCGCCGCGGACGCGTTGCTCGCAACGCTGCTCGTATGA
- the lepA gene encoding translation elongation factor 4, whose protein sequence is MKAEHPHRLETAGRVRNFCIIAHIDHGKTTLSDRLIETTKTVEAREMSDQLLDAMDLERERGITIKMHPVTLRYRAGDAQTYTLNLIDTPGHVDFSYEVSRSLAACEGAVLIIDAAQGIEAQTLANYHLALEHDLTIVPVINKIDLPAADPERVMGEVEELLVMERSECILASAKNGIGIDEILEAIVARIPAPKGHRDRLRALVFNAQFDPYRGVVCYVRVVDGELKPGTRFLSMAHERVFECAEVGIFSPEMRITDALGIGDVGYVIANIRSLGEIDVGDTITEAGNPAHVALPGYRKAVPMVYCGLYPNEGVEYSELRDALEKLKLNDAALVYEPESSVALGFGFRCGFLGLLHMEIVQERLERGYSLDLIATSPSVVFRVTKTDGEVEMIDNPSKLPITNLIRTIEEPYVKATIISPPEYVGAIMDITQHRRGSLAGMEYLHDGRVIMTYEMPLIEVIVDFFDQLKSRTKGYASLDYELIGYREGDLVKLEILLNAEPVDALSFIVARERAAQRGRALTERLKELIPRQMFDVPIQASIGGKIVARETVSAMRKNVLAKCYGGDITRKRKLLEKQKAGKERMKRVGRVELPQEAFMAVLRLED, encoded by the coding sequence GTGAAGGCCGAGCATCCACACCGGCTGGAGACCGCCGGCCGCGTGCGCAACTTCTGCATCATCGCGCACATCGATCACGGCAAGACGACGCTCTCTGACCGCCTCATCGAAACGACGAAGACCGTCGAGGCGCGCGAAATGTCCGACCAGCTGCTGGACGCGATGGATCTCGAGCGCGAGCGCGGCATCACGATCAAGATGCATCCGGTCACGCTGCGCTATCGCGCCGGAGACGCACAGACCTACACGCTCAACCTCATCGACACGCCGGGTCACGTCGACTTCTCGTACGAGGTCTCGCGATCGCTGGCTGCCTGCGAGGGTGCGGTCCTGATCATCGACGCGGCTCAGGGCATCGAAGCCCAGACGCTCGCGAACTACCACTTGGCGCTCGAGCACGATCTTACGATCGTGCCCGTCATCAACAAGATCGATTTACCCGCTGCCGACCCGGAACGCGTCATGGGCGAGGTCGAAGAGCTGCTGGTCATGGAGCGCAGCGAGTGCATCTTGGCAAGCGCCAAGAACGGCATAGGCATCGACGAGATCCTCGAAGCGATCGTCGCGCGCATTCCGGCGCCGAAGGGGCACCGCGATCGTCTGCGCGCGCTCGTCTTCAATGCGCAGTTCGATCCGTACCGAGGCGTGGTCTGCTACGTGCGGGTGGTCGACGGCGAGCTGAAGCCCGGAACGCGATTTCTCTCGATGGCACACGAACGGGTCTTCGAATGCGCAGAGGTTGGCATATTCTCACCGGAGATGCGCATCACCGACGCGCTCGGCATCGGCGACGTCGGATACGTGATCGCGAACATTCGGTCACTCGGCGAAATCGACGTCGGCGACACCATCACGGAGGCCGGAAACCCGGCGCACGTCGCGCTTCCCGGATACCGCAAGGCCGTGCCGATGGTCTACTGCGGCCTCTATCCCAACGAAGGCGTCGAGTACTCCGAGCTGAGGGACGCGCTCGAGAAGCTCAAGCTCAACGACGCCGCGCTCGTCTACGAGCCCGAGAGCTCGGTCGCGTTGGGATTCGGCTTTCGTTGCGGCTTCCTCGGCTTACTGCACATGGAGATCGTGCAGGAGCGCTTGGAGCGCGGTTACTCTCTCGATCTGATCGCCACCTCACCGTCGGTGGTTTTTCGCGTGACGAAGACCGACGGCGAGGTCGAGATGATCGACAACCCCTCGAAGCTCCCGATCACGAACCTCATCCGAACGATTGAAGAGCCGTACGTCAAGGCGACGATCATCTCGCCGCCGGAGTACGTCGGCGCGATCATGGACATCACGCAGCACCGGCGAGGCAGTCTCGCCGGCATGGAGTACTTGCATGACGGCCGCGTCATTATGACCTACGAGATGCCGCTCATCGAGGTCATCGTGGATTTCTTCGATCAGCTGAAATCGCGCACGAAGGGCTATGCGTCGCTGGATTATGAGCTCATCGGGTACCGCGAAGGCGACTTGGTGAAGCTCGAGATTCTGCTCAACGCCGAGCCGGTCGACGCCCTCTCGTTCATCGTCGCGCGCGAACGCGCCGCCCAGCGCGGGCGGGCGCTGACCGAGCGATTGAAGGAGCTGATCCCGCGGCAGATGTTCGACGTACCCATTCAAGCGTCGATAGGCGGGAAGATCGTCGCACGCGAGACGGTGAGCGCGATGCGCAAGAACGTTCTCGCGAAATGCTATGGCGGCGACATCACGCGTAAGCGCAAGCTGCTGGAGAAGCAGAAGGCCGGGAAAGAGCGCATGAAGCGCGTTGGCCGCGTCGAGTTGCCGCAGGAGGCCTTCATGGCCGTGCTTCGTCTGGAGGATTGA
- a CDS encoding YggT family protein, with product MSGVACDLTQLLGLLVWVYTIVLLVYAVLSWIPDLRGSVFERYLGMLVEPLLMPIRRVIPPMGGLDIAFLVLIVILQFLIRPLLQNLTIQACAPLY from the coding sequence ATGAGCGGGGTGGCATGCGACCTGACCCAGCTGCTGGGCCTGCTGGTCTGGGTCTACACCATCGTTCTGCTGGTCTATGCGGTCCTGTCGTGGATTCCCGACCTTCGCGGCAGCGTCTTCGAGCGGTATCTCGGCATGCTCGTCGAGCCGCTCCTCATGCCGATTCGCCGCGTCATTCCGCCGATGGGCGGGTTGGACATCGCGTTCCTCGTGTTGATCGTCATCCTGCAGTTTCTCATCCGTCCGCTGCTGCAGAATCTAACGATCCAAGCCTGCGCCCCACTCTACTAG
- a CDS encoding M23 family metallopeptidase, which produces MPEDRYYIKIVPHKGDAIHRFVVRRRHVALVSALACACLLAALGYAALQYRHLGDERAALAHIAGQTAALHRQLQRVQQEDREIARLIGAPTPAPRHAKAKVSWARPSGSVRSLESRVRILALASATLLSESERNHRLVLRVLNLRHIHALAQERLMAFIPSIDPVAGAAVTGCFCYRTSPDVEFHEGVDLSADYGEPVRASAAGTIASAAWDGGYGLKIDIDHGNGYHTWYAHLSRIDVHVGQRVYKGQTIAAVGATGFATGPHLHYQVMLDGRPVDPAPYLDGIPSSVIAALR; this is translated from the coding sequence ATGCCCGAGGACCGCTACTACATCAAGATCGTGCCGCACAAGGGCGATGCCATTCATCGCTTCGTCGTGCGTCGCCGCCACGTCGCGCTGGTGAGCGCGCTTGCTTGCGCATGCCTTCTGGCGGCGCTCGGCTATGCAGCTCTTCAGTACCGGCACCTGGGCGACGAGCGCGCCGCGCTGGCGCATATCGCAGGGCAGACTGCGGCGCTGCATCGTCAGCTCCAACGCGTCCAGCAAGAAGATCGAGAGATCGCGCGCCTCATCGGCGCGCCGACACCGGCGCCCCGGCATGCGAAGGCCAAAGTCTCCTGGGCTCGCCCGAGCGGCAGCGTCCGATCCCTGGAGTCGCGCGTGCGCATTCTAGCTTTGGCTTCGGCGACGCTCTTGAGCGAATCCGAGCGCAATCACCGCCTCGTTCTACGCGTGCTGAATCTGCGCCACATTCACGCGCTCGCGCAGGAGCGGCTCATGGCGTTCATTCCGTCGATCGATCCGGTCGCGGGGGCGGCGGTGACCGGGTGCTTCTGCTATCGCACCTCCCCTGACGTGGAGTTTCATGAAGGCGTCGACTTGAGCGCGGACTATGGCGAGCCCGTGCGCGCATCCGCCGCTGGAACGATCGCGTCGGCTGCCTGGGACGGCGGGTACGGCTTGAAGATCGACATCGACCACGGAAACGGCTATCACACCTGGTACGCGCATTTGTCGCGCATCGACGTCCACGTAGGGCAGCGCGTCTACAAGGGACAGACCATTGCGGCCGTCGGCGCGACCGGTTTCGCAACCGGTCCGCATCTGCACTACCAGGTGATGCTGGATGGCCGCCCGGTCGATCCGGCACCATATCTCGACGGCATTCCTTCCTCCGTTATCGCAGCGCTGCGGTAG